From the genome of Gemmatimonas phototrophica, one region includes:
- a CDS encoding esterase-like activity of phytase family protein: protein MRSSTPLLLTVAATCLAACTERQPFATESDLDVAARSAKAGATPTVQFVATRDPDVLTTVGDVVVSKSGYGSGMALVPGTSRDFYLLTDRGPNYDGPRSAGTPKRFPDPTYAPRIYRAHISGTKLRLDGEIVLKAKNGTPMTGLPLPSLACGNTLEIGQNVDGSGPLSDVNGLDPEGIVALRDGSFWLSDEYGPFMVHFDATGREIERYTPCNNGGLPEVYKLRRPNRGMEGLTITPDGQWLVGIMQAPLENPAQEDVRDKSLVTRILFKHLTNGSTREYLYLLDSPTIQGNSEILALSATRFLVLERDGTFLFGPRPATLKRIYEIDITNATDVSALGVLGATPVEGKTLERSTEAQLLAAGIKPVTKRERVELTRLGYPHDKPEGLAMAPGNMLFVINDDDFGIVSQAGVLTQKILPPTTQADKPSLWQIRLP from the coding sequence ATGCGTTCATCTACACCCCTGCTGCTCACCGTCGCTGCCACCTGCCTGGCTGCGTGCACGGAGCGTCAGCCCTTCGCGACCGAATCCGACCTCGACGTAGCCGCACGCAGCGCCAAGGCCGGCGCGACGCCCACGGTGCAGTTCGTGGCCACCCGCGACCCTGACGTGCTCACGACCGTTGGTGATGTGGTCGTGAGCAAGAGCGGCTACGGCAGCGGCATGGCTCTCGTGCCGGGCACGTCGCGCGATTTCTATCTGCTCACCGATCGCGGCCCCAATTACGACGGCCCGCGCAGCGCCGGCACCCCGAAGCGCTTCCCCGACCCCACGTACGCGCCGCGCATCTATCGTGCGCACATCAGCGGCACGAAGTTGCGCCTGGACGGCGAGATTGTGCTCAAGGCAAAAAACGGTACGCCCATGACCGGGCTGCCGCTGCCGAGTCTGGCCTGCGGCAATACGCTGGAGATTGGCCAGAACGTCGATGGCAGTGGCCCACTGTCCGACGTGAACGGCCTCGACCCCGAAGGTATCGTGGCCCTGCGTGATGGCAGCTTCTGGCTGTCGGATGAATACGGCCCGTTCATGGTGCACTTCGACGCCACGGGGCGCGAGATCGAACGTTATACACCGTGCAACAACGGCGGCTTGCCGGAAGTGTACAAGCTGCGCCGCCCCAATCGTGGCATGGAAGGGCTCACCATTACGCCCGACGGGCAGTGGCTGGTGGGCATCATGCAGGCGCCGTTGGAAAATCCGGCGCAGGAAGATGTGCGCGACAAGTCCCTGGTCACGCGTATCCTGTTCAAGCATCTCACCAACGGCAGCACACGCGAATACCTCTATCTGCTCGACAGCCCGACCATTCAGGGCAATAGCGAAATTCTGGCCCTCTCGGCCACGCGTTTCCTGGTGCTCGAGCGCGACGGCACATTCCTCTTCGGCCCCCGTCCCGCAACGCTCAAGCGCATTTACGAAATCGACATCACCAACGCCACTGACGTGAGCGCGCTGGGTGTGCTCGGCGCCACGCCGGTCGAGGGGAAAACCCTCGAACGCTCCACCGAAGCACAGCTGTTGGCCGCTGGCATCAAGCCGGTCACCAAGCGCGAGCGCGTTGAGCTCACGCGCCTCGGCTATCCGCACGACAAGCCGGAAGGGCTGGCCATGGCGCCCGGCAACATGCTCTTCGTTATCAACGACGATGACTTTGGCATCGTGTCGCAAGCCGGTGTGCTCACCCAGAAGATCCTTCCGCCCACGACACAGGCTGACAAGCCATCGCTCTGGCAGATTCGTTTGCCGTAA
- a CDS encoding lamin tail domain-containing protein, producing the protein MTRLLFRGAVALVSAALLASCADNPVAVEAPSDAPRFAISDAARGGQPEFFWLAPTVAANPTTGGTFDADALSELSVEVCALDSTSVCEGPAIERFDATSLPTPSRLTLDATRERYELQWLTGRSGAQAGQAYRVSVLRSGQTLGFVDVMMVRNTPALASVDASRFTGLVAGQQFAVRFRLEQPVARNYVKINEVESNNGEPGDWVELYNTNDRPLDLSGYVFRDSDNSRGYVIPAGTIIPGRGFLVLDESQFDFGLGGGDQARLFAADGTTLADSYQWTAHALTTYGRCPDGTGAFATTSIVTKGSANDCDVLIRINEIESDGGAPADWIELYNPSAQPVSLAGYVLSDNVDASRTTLPAGTTIPANGYLVLEQEQLGFALDAADAVRLYRPNGTALVDSFSWTSHAATTFGRCPDGVGALIVTSAATKGAANSCVVATTTVKINEVESNGGTPGDWVELINIGATAVDLSGYVFRDNDDSRVPYTLPAGTIIAAGGYLVLDEAQFGFGLGAGDAARLFAPGGGTLVDSYTWTAHAATTYGRCPNGTGAFVTSPASTKGTPNNCGILAVAVKINEIESDGGTPGDWVELFNTGATTADISGYIFRDNVVTGGYVIPAGTTIAPGAYLVLEQAQFSFGLGGGDQAQFIAPDGTTVLDSYTWTAHATTTYGRCPNGTGSFATTLESTKGAANNCPAPPTFFAWPGDATVVSETFGNTTFGGNMSGLAYQASGTSAPGVMWAVRNGPGALFRLVWTGSAWARDAANDWSAGKLLRYPNGLGDVDAEGVALVGSAIYVASERNNASNSVSRNSILRYDPSVSGTTLTAAMEWDITADLPANGANLGLEGITFVPDAYLVARGFRVQGTNALYNPANYPDHGDGLFFVGVEATGAIHAYALNQVTGSFTRLATFTSGFPVVMELSFDRELNQLWAICDNGCNGRSTILSIDTQSGSSSLGSFVVTQRFERPSGLPDVNNEGFTLAPQAECVSGRKPVFWVDDNETGGISLRRGLVTCSAF; encoded by the coding sequence GTGACCCGTCTACTGTTCCGGGGCGCCGTTGCCCTTGTCAGTGCCGCCCTCCTCGCCAGTTGCGCCGATAATCCGGTAGCTGTCGAAGCACCGAGCGACGCCCCCCGCTTCGCCATTTCCGACGCCGCCCGCGGTGGCCAGCCCGAGTTCTTCTGGCTCGCCCCGACAGTCGCCGCGAATCCCACCACCGGCGGCACGTTCGACGCCGACGCGCTGAGCGAACTTTCCGTCGAAGTGTGTGCCCTGGACAGCACCAGCGTGTGCGAGGGCCCGGCCATTGAACGATTCGACGCCACCAGCCTGCCCACCCCCAGCCGCCTCACGTTGGATGCGACGCGTGAACGCTACGAGTTGCAGTGGCTCACGGGCCGCAGTGGGGCACAGGCCGGACAAGCCTATCGAGTGTCTGTCCTGCGCAGCGGGCAAACGCTGGGCTTTGTGGATGTCATGATGGTGCGCAATACACCGGCGCTCGCCTCGGTCGACGCGTCGCGCTTTACCGGACTGGTCGCCGGTCAGCAGTTCGCGGTGCGCTTCCGCCTCGAGCAGCCGGTCGCCCGCAACTATGTCAAGATCAACGAAGTGGAGTCGAACAACGGTGAGCCCGGCGACTGGGTGGAACTCTACAACACCAACGATCGACCGCTCGATCTGTCCGGCTACGTCTTTCGCGATAGCGACAACAGTCGCGGCTATGTGATTCCGGCCGGCACGATCATTCCCGGCCGTGGGTTCCTGGTGCTCGACGAATCGCAGTTTGACTTCGGCCTTGGCGGCGGCGATCAGGCGCGGTTGTTCGCGGCCGATGGCACCACGCTCGCCGACAGCTATCAGTGGACCGCCCACGCACTCACTACCTACGGCCGTTGCCCAGACGGCACTGGCGCCTTTGCCACCACCAGTATCGTGACCAAGGGCAGTGCCAACGATTGTGACGTACTCATTCGCATCAACGAAATCGAGTCCGATGGCGGCGCACCGGCCGACTGGATTGAGCTGTACAACCCCAGCGCGCAACCCGTATCGCTCGCCGGTTATGTCCTGAGCGACAACGTCGACGCCAGCCGTACAACTCTCCCGGCCGGCACGACCATTCCGGCCAATGGCTATCTGGTGCTGGAGCAGGAGCAATTGGGCTTTGCGCTCGATGCCGCAGATGCGGTGCGCCTCTATCGCCCCAACGGCACCGCGCTCGTGGACAGCTTCAGCTGGACCTCACATGCCGCCACAACGTTCGGCCGCTGCCCCGATGGTGTTGGCGCGCTGATCGTCACGTCGGCCGCAACGAAGGGCGCAGCCAATAGCTGCGTGGTGGCCACCACCACCGTCAAGATCAATGAAGTCGAGTCCAACGGCGGCACGCCGGGCGACTGGGTGGAGCTCATCAACATTGGCGCTACGGCCGTTGATCTGAGCGGCTACGTGTTCCGCGACAACGATGACTCGCGCGTGCCGTACACGCTGCCGGCCGGCACCATTATCGCCGCTGGCGGTTACCTCGTACTCGACGAAGCGCAGTTCGGCTTTGGTCTGGGTGCTGGCGATGCCGCGCGCCTCTTTGCACCAGGTGGCGGCACACTCGTAGACAGCTACACGTGGACCGCCCATGCGGCCACCACGTATGGCCGCTGCCCCAATGGCACCGGCGCCTTCGTGACCAGCCCTGCGTCTACCAAGGGCACACCGAACAACTGCGGGATTCTCGCGGTTGCCGTGAAGATCAACGAAATCGAGTCGGACGGTGGCACACCGGGTGACTGGGTCGAGTTGTTCAACACCGGCGCAACCACCGCCGACATTTCCGGATACATCTTCCGCGACAATGTCGTGACTGGCGGCTATGTCATCCCCGCCGGCACGACCATCGCGCCGGGTGCATATCTGGTGCTTGAGCAGGCGCAGTTCTCCTTTGGGCTCGGCGGCGGCGACCAGGCGCAGTTCATTGCCCCAGACGGCACCACGGTGCTCGACAGCTACACGTGGACGGCACACGCCACCACCACGTACGGTCGCTGCCCCAATGGCACCGGGTCGTTCGCCACGACGCTTGAATCCACCAAGGGCGCCGCCAACAACTGCCCGGCTCCACCAACGTTCTTTGCCTGGCCCGGTGATGCCACCGTCGTGAGCGAGACGTTCGGCAACACCACGTTTGGCGGCAACATGAGCGGCCTCGCCTATCAGGCGTCCGGCACCTCGGCCCCGGGCGTCATGTGGGCGGTGCGCAACGGCCCCGGTGCGTTGTTCCGCCTGGTGTGGACCGGCAGCGCGTGGGCGCGTGACGCGGCCAACGACTGGAGCGCCGGCAAGCTGCTGCGCTACCCCAACGGGTTGGGCGATGTCGACGCCGAAGGCGTTGCGCTGGTAGGCTCTGCCATCTATGTGGCTTCGGAACGCAACAACGCCAGCAACTCCGTGAGCCGCAACAGCATTTTGCGCTACGATCCGTCGGTAAGTGGTACCACGCTCACCGCCGCGATGGAGTGGGACATCACCGCCGACCTGCCGGCGAACGGCGCCAACCTCGGCCTCGAAGGCATCACCTTCGTTCCCGATGCGTATCTGGTGGCCCGCGGCTTCCGCGTGCAGGGTACCAATGCCCTCTACAATCCGGCCAACTACCCCGATCACGGCGACGGGCTGTTCTTCGTGGGTGTTGAGGCCACTGGAGCCATCCACGCATATGCGCTCAATCAGGTGACCGGGTCGTTCACCCGACTGGCCACCTTCACCAGCGGATTCCCTGTGGTGATGGAGCTGAGCTTCGACCGCGAACTGAATCAGCTCTGGGCCATCTGCGACAACGGGTGCAACGGTCGCTCCACCATTCTCTCCATCGATACCCAGAGCGGTTCGAGCTCACTGGGCTCCTTCGTTGTCACCCAGCGTTTCGAACGGCCGAGCGGCTTGCCCGACGTGAACAACGAAGGCTTCACGCTGGCACCGCAGGCCGAGTGCGTGAGCGGCCGCAAGCCCGTGTTCTGGGTGGATGACAACGAGACCGGCGGCATCTCGCTGCGCCGTGGGCTCGTGACCTGTTCGGCATTCTGA
- a CDS encoding serine/threonine-protein kinase has translation MTAPLRDQLQRSLGDTLLLQRELGGGGMSRVFLARDEALGRDVVVKVLSPELAAGLSTERFTREIKLAASLQEPHIVPVLTAGTTSDGLPWFTMPFVAGESLRVVLTRGTVPTAEALGILRNVAQALAYAHARGIVHRDIKPDNVLLSSGTAVVADFGIAKALNASRTQANNTGDGTALTQAGMAIGTPAYMAPEQATGDSSTDHRADIYAWGVLAYELLQGAHPFADRTTPAAMTAAHIATPAPAITALGASPAVRALIAQCLAKDPAARPSSMEAVLAALSTSGEVSAAPTRASAQSRTSLALLAVALVAVAGGVAWWSSRSPAPASSASAAPATAESDASLAVIPFASVGGDTANTYLAEGIADELTTVLSRVPGLRLAGRSTSARFKNSALSAQQLGDTLGVRTILLGSLRREGNRVRVTAELSNASDGRVLWQDTFEQDARDVFRMQELLAQAIGAQLQLRLGSTTVSAGTSNPEAYEQYLRGMQVYRNRGPVFTDAERYFDAAIRADSSFARAWAGKSIALMATPYYVLRHMRDVLPVARVAAARALALDSLNPDVHIALSAIAAEEFDWANAEREAKRAISLDSTNSIAYWRLGFNRSNQGRVADALVAFTRARVLDPLSAIILAWEGATLASAGRFDEGVALAIRAHDLAPTVAPIQTIMLTALAMAGRHAEGAERAAKLAPLVSDPMYLGGMARALAMGGQLGEATRISQRLERMGDDVRGVWYGRLSSRLVTGDTSGALAALEAAAASDGDLVPSVILANPWFDAIRTAPRFKAAMKRYNLENSPLVQANGGRLR, from the coding sequence ATGACCGCTCCTCTCCGCGACCAACTCCAACGTTCCCTCGGCGACACGCTCCTGCTCCAGCGCGAGCTGGGCGGGGGCGGCATGTCGCGCGTGTTCCTGGCGCGCGACGAAGCGCTGGGGCGTGACGTGGTGGTCAAGGTGTTGTCCCCCGAACTGGCGGCGGGGCTCAGCACGGAGCGCTTCACCCGCGAAATAAAGCTGGCCGCGTCGCTGCAGGAGCCGCACATCGTGCCGGTGCTCACGGCCGGCACCACCAGCGACGGGCTCCCCTGGTTCACCATGCCGTTTGTTGCCGGCGAATCGCTGCGCGTTGTGCTCACACGCGGCACTGTCCCCACCGCCGAAGCGCTGGGCATTCTGCGTAACGTGGCGCAGGCGCTCGCCTACGCACATGCGCGCGGCATCGTGCATCGCGACATCAAGCCCGACAACGTGCTGCTCTCGAGTGGCACCGCGGTGGTGGCCGACTTTGGCATTGCCAAGGCGCTCAATGCATCCCGTACGCAGGCGAACAATACCGGCGACGGCACCGCGCTCACACAAGCCGGCATGGCCATTGGCACGCCCGCGTACATGGCCCCCGAGCAGGCCACCGGTGACAGCAGCACCGATCACCGCGCCGACATCTACGCGTGGGGTGTGCTGGCCTACGAACTGCTGCAGGGCGCGCATCCGTTTGCCGATCGCACCACCCCTGCCGCCATGACCGCGGCGCACATCGCGACCCCCGCGCCGGCCATCACGGCATTGGGTGCATCGCCAGCCGTGCGCGCGCTTATTGCGCAATGTCTCGCGAAAGATCCCGCGGCGCGCCCGTCGAGTATGGAGGCAGTGCTCGCTGCGCTCTCTACCAGCGGCGAGGTATCGGCGGCTCCGACACGCGCCAGCGCACAATCGCGTACATCACTTGCCCTGTTGGCGGTCGCACTCGTTGCCGTTGCCGGCGGCGTGGCGTGGTGGAGTTCGCGCTCCCCCGCTCCCGCCAGCAGTGCTTCGGCAGCGCCGGCGACTGCAGAAAGCGACGCCTCACTCGCCGTCATTCCCTTCGCGTCGGTGGGTGGTGACACCGCAAACACCTATCTCGCCGAAGGCATTGCCGACGAACTCACCACCGTGTTGTCGCGTGTACCCGGACTGCGTCTCGCCGGCCGCTCCACTTCGGCGCGCTTCAAGAACTCAGCGCTCTCGGCCCAACAACTGGGGGACACCCTCGGCGTACGCACCATTCTGCTCGGCAGCTTGCGACGCGAGGGCAACCGGGTGCGCGTCACCGCCGAATTGAGCAACGCGAGCGACGGTCGCGTACTCTGGCAGGATACGTTCGAGCAGGATGCGCGCGATGTATTCCGCATGCAGGAGCTGCTGGCGCAGGCCATTGGTGCGCAACTGCAGCTCCGACTTGGCAGCACCACGGTCAGTGCGGGCACGAGCAATCCGGAGGCGTACGAACAGTACCTGCGTGGCATGCAGGTATATCGCAACCGCGGGCCGGTGTTCACTGACGCCGAGCGCTATTTCGACGCCGCCATTCGCGCCGATTCATCGTTCGCCCGCGCGTGGGCCGGAAAGTCCATCGCGCTCATGGCCACGCCGTACTATGTGCTGCGCCATATGCGCGACGTACTGCCAGTGGCGCGCGTCGCCGCCGCGCGCGCGCTGGCCCTCGACTCGCTCAACCCCGATGTGCACATCGCGCTCTCAGCAATCGCCGCTGAGGAATTCGATTGGGCCAACGCCGAGCGGGAAGCGAAACGGGCCATCTCACTCGACTCCACGAACTCCATTGCCTATTGGCGGCTTGGCTTCAACCGGAGCAATCAAGGGCGGGTGGCAGACGCGCTGGTGGCGTTCACGCGCGCACGTGTGCTGGACCCACTGTCGGCAATCATTCTGGCGTGGGAGGGAGCCACGCTGGCGAGCGCCGGGCGATTTGATGAGGGCGTGGCGCTCGCGATTCGTGCACATGACCTCGCGCCAACGGTGGCGCCCATTCAGACCATCATGCTGACGGCGCTGGCCATGGCCGGTCGCCATGCGGAGGGCGCCGAGCGTGCCGCGAAGTTGGCACCGCTGGTGAGCGATCCCATGTACCTGGGCGGCATGGCCCGCGCGTTGGCGATGGGCGGGCAGTTGGGCGAAGCCACGCGCATATCGCAGCGCCTCGAGCGCATGGGCGACGATGTGCGTGGTGTGTGGTACGGCCGCCTCAGCTCACGCCTCGTGACCGGAGATACCAGCGGCGCGCTCGCTGCGCTCGAGGCCGCTGCCGCCAGCGACGGCGACCTCGTGCCGTCGGTCATTCTCGCCAACCCGTGGTTTGATGCCATTCGCACCGCGCCGCGCTTCAAAGCGGCAATGAAGCGGTACAACCTTGAAAATTCGCCGCTGGTGCAGGCGAATGGTGGGCGGTTGCGGTAA
- a CDS encoding PIN domain-containing protein, protein MTAPIFVDTNVLVYAVDAGAGVKHTAARDWMTVLWERQTGRISVQVLQEFYVTVTRKLRPGMSPTEAQRDVRALMPWAPIEINSQILERAWFIESRYGLSWWDALIVASAQTLGCRTLLTEDLQHGQQFDELTVVNPFKVAPPV, encoded by the coding sequence ATGACCGCACCAATCTTCGTTGACACCAATGTGCTCGTGTACGCGGTCGATGCCGGCGCTGGCGTAAAGCATACGGCGGCGCGCGACTGGATGACCGTGTTGTGGGAGCGCCAAACCGGTCGGATAAGCGTGCAGGTGCTCCAGGAGTTCTACGTCACCGTGACGCGCAAACTCCGTCCGGGCATGTCGCCGACGGAAGCGCAGCGCGACGTGCGCGCCCTGATGCCGTGGGCGCCCATTGAGATCAACAGCCAGATTCTCGAACGGGCCTGGTTCATTGAGTCCCGCTACGGGTTGTCGTGGTGGGACGCGCTGATTGTCGCGAGCGCGCAAACCCTTGGCTGTCGCACACTGCTCACGGAAGACCTACAGCATGGGCAGCAGTTTGATGAACTGACGGTGGTGAATCCGTTCAAGGTTGCGCCGCCGGTGTGA
- a CDS encoding Uma2 family endonuclease, with amino-acid sequence MPALLPRVWTAAEVQALPEDPSHRYECVDGVLLVSPTPRLAHQGAVTTLAIVLESLVRPAEIGTVFVSPSEWVLDPRTLVHPDLYVVPLTDGRRPRTYEERGHALLFVEVLSPSTARVDRVVKRERYQRANVEYWIVDLDSRVVERWMPGDERPTIHDAHITWQPHGALQPIVIELEPFFSEVLGPA; translated from the coding sequence ATGCCAGCGCTTCTGCCCCGTGTCTGGACCGCCGCCGAAGTGCAGGCGCTTCCGGAAGACCCGTCGCACCGCTACGAGTGCGTGGACGGGGTGCTGCTCGTGAGCCCCACGCCACGGCTGGCTCATCAGGGCGCGGTCACGACCTTGGCCATTGTGCTCGAATCACTCGTGCGGCCGGCAGAAATCGGCACGGTGTTCGTGTCGCCGTCAGAGTGGGTACTCGACCCGCGTACCTTGGTGCACCCTGACCTGTACGTGGTTCCGCTCACGGACGGCCGACGGCCGCGTACGTACGAGGAACGCGGCCACGCGCTGCTGTTTGTCGAGGTCTTGTCGCCCAGCACCGCGCGCGTCGATCGGGTAGTGAAGCGCGAGCGCTATCAGCGGGCCAATGTCGAGTATTGGATTGTCGATCTCGATTCGCGTGTCGTGGAACGATGGATGCCCGGCGACGAACGGCCAACGATTCACGATGCGCACATCACGTGGCAGCCACACGGCGCGTTGCAGCCAATAGTGATAGAACTGGAGCCGTTTTTTTCTGAAGTGCTGGGCCCTGCGTAA
- a CDS encoding serine hydrolase domain-containing protein has translation MTRLSFPAAALALLVASSLGAQPKPFTWPTSTPQKLGLNAAVLDSLHAEITAGKYGNIDRMLVIRRGTIVMDKTYARDYDGMYGDSARSTSTLNNSHDPTGPFNYFNPWWHPTYRRGTLHTLQSVSKTVASAVIGAAVTRGDFPDLNTPILKYWDTTTVANLDDRKRRITIRHLLTMSGGFDWNESIPYSDPNNTAGALEASPDWVKFTIDRPMMREPGTTFNYSSGESALLAHIFFRATGMDIEEYAARHLFTPLGITNWQWKRTPSGTIDTEGGLYLEARDLARIWQLWLQGGRWNGATVVSEQWVRESVTPHIPTSARAGAPQYGYKWWLYSNPVQKDKLIWAGSGFGGQFPMAFPDQEMVVVFNAWNITGPPSLPLRAVQERLIKAAK, from the coding sequence ATGACCCGACTCTCCTTCCCCGCCGCCGCGCTCGCGCTGCTCGTGGCCTCGTCGCTGGGCGCCCAGCCCAAGCCGTTCACCTGGCCCACCTCCACGCCGCAAAAGCTTGGACTCAATGCCGCGGTACTCGATAGCCTGCACGCCGAAATCACGGCGGGGAAGTATGGCAACATCGACCGCATGCTGGTCATCCGTCGCGGCACCATCGTGATGGACAAGACGTACGCACGCGACTACGACGGCATGTACGGCGACTCAGCGCGCTCGACCTCCACGCTCAACAACTCGCACGACCCCACGGGCCCGTTCAACTATTTCAACCCGTGGTGGCACCCCACCTACCGGCGCGGCACACTGCACACGCTGCAGTCGGTCTCCAAAACGGTGGCTTCGGCGGTCATTGGTGCGGCGGTCACGCGTGGCGATTTCCCCGATCTCAATACGCCCATTCTCAAGTATTGGGACACCACGACGGTCGCGAATTTGGATGATCGCAAGCGGCGCATCACCATTCGGCACCTGCTGACTATGTCGGGCGGCTTCGACTGGAACGAAAGCATTCCGTACAGCGATCCGAACAACACGGCCGGCGCGCTCGAGGCCAGCCCGGACTGGGTCAAGTTCACCATCGATCGGCCCATGATGCGTGAGCCCGGCACCACGTTCAACTACAGCAGCGGCGAGAGCGCGCTGCTGGCGCACATCTTCTTCCGTGCCACCGGCATGGACATTGAGGAGTACGCGGCGCGCCATCTCTTCACGCCGCTCGGCATTACCAACTGGCAGTGGAAGCGCACGCCGTCGGGCACCATCGATACCGAAGGTGGTCTCTATCTCGAAGCGCGTGACCTCGCGCGCATCTGGCAGCTCTGGTTGCAGGGCGGACGCTGGAACGGCGCAACGGTGGTGTCGGAACAGTGGGTACGCGAGTCGGTCACGCCGCACATTCCCACCAGCGCCCGCGCCGGCGCGCCACAGTACGGCTACAAGTGGTGGCTGTACAGCAACCCGGTGCAGAAGGACAAACTCATCTGGGCCGGCTCGGGTTTTGGCGGGCAGTTCCCCATGGCGTTCCCCGACCAGGAGATGGTTGTGGTGTTCAACGCCTGGAACATCACCGGTCCGCCGTCGCTGCCGCTGCGCGCAGTGCAGGAGCGACTGATCAAGGCGGCGAAGTAG
- a CDS encoding PLP-dependent aminotransferase family protein → MTSSIIDFGKGQPSLSLLPTTALQTAAEHCLAQHDPLWLRYGDDQGEAPFLHVLAGFLTRRYAAPVDASQLMTTSGNSQALSLCCTRFTTPGDTIFVEAPTYFLALDIFRDHGLRVVGIPIDDEGMQPEALHEALATHRPAMLYTIPSFQNPTGITLSASRREQLLAACAAHDVLVVADEVYQLLDFGTPPPPSLATYASEARVLSLGSFSKICAPGLRLGWVHGAPALLERLMSSGLVQSGGGLNPFTSGVMHSLITLGLADRVLDDLKPVYAERSRVLCDALREEMPEAHFVEPRGGYFVWVQLPGVSARALRPLARDEGVSFHAGTRFVQGDQFGDTMRLSFAHYDGPVLRKGVQRLARARRR, encoded by the coding sequence ATGACTTCATCCATCATCGACTTCGGCAAAGGCCAACCGTCGCTGTCGTTGCTCCCAACGACCGCGCTGCAGACCGCGGCCGAGCACTGTCTGGCGCAGCACGACCCCCTCTGGTTGCGCTACGGCGACGATCAGGGGGAAGCACCTTTTCTGCATGTGCTCGCGGGCTTCCTCACGCGGCGCTACGCCGCCCCGGTAGACGCGTCGCAGCTCATGACGACCAGCGGCAACTCGCAGGCGCTCAGTTTGTGCTGCACGCGTTTCACCACGCCCGGCGATACCATCTTCGTTGAAGCGCCTACGTACTTTCTCGCGCTCGATATTTTTCGCGATCACGGACTGCGCGTGGTAGGCATTCCCATCGACGACGAAGGGATGCAACCGGAGGCGCTGCACGAGGCACTGGCCACACACCGGCCGGCCATGTTGTACACCATTCCGTCATTTCAGAACCCCACCGGCATCACGCTGTCGGCGTCGCGACGGGAACAGCTGCTTGCCGCCTGCGCGGCGCACGATGTGCTCGTCGTGGCCGATGAGGTCTATCAGCTGCTCGACTTTGGTACGCCGCCGCCGCCGTCGCTCGCGACATACGCCAGCGAGGCCCGCGTGCTGTCACTGGGTTCGTTCTCCAAAATCTGCGCGCCTGGGCTGCGGCTTGGCTGGGTGCACGGCGCACCGGCGCTGCTGGAGCGCCTCATGAGTTCGGGGCTCGTGCAGAGCGGCGGGGGGCTCAACCCGTTTACGTCGGGCGTGATGCACAGTCTCATCACACTCGGCTTGGCCGACCGTGTGCTCGACGACCTCAAGCCGGTGTACGCCGAGCGGAGCCGCGTACTCTGTGACGCGCTGCGAGAGGAGATGCCCGAGGCGCATTTTGTGGAGCCACGTGGCGGCTATTTCGTGTGGGTCCAGTTGCCGGGCGTGTCGGCGCGTGCGCTGCGGCCGCTCGCGCGCGACGAGGGAGTGTCGTTTCACGCGGGCACGCGCTTCGTACAGGGCGACCAGTTTGGCGATACGATGCGGCTCAGTTTCGCCCACTACGACGGCCCGGTTTTGCGCAAGGGTGTGCAGCGGCTGGCGCGTGCGCGACGCCGCTGA